TTACGATATATGTGGATCCGGTCAACTCCTACACCATGACCCTGACGCTGAACAGCGCCAACGGGCCGAGCGTAGCATATAGCTTCTAACCTGATTTCGTGCAAAGCGGCCTGTGAGGGTCCGAGCCTGAGCGTACTGCAAAAATTTTTAGTTGTCTCATGGCTCGCCCTCCTGGCCGTTTTGTACTTCCACCCCGTCCTGAACGGGACCTACCTCCTGACCGAGAGAGACCTCTCGGTCTTTTTTATTCCGCTAAGGTTACTGTGGGTCGAGGCCGTGTTCAGCGGCGAGTTCCCGCTATGGAACCCGTACTCCTTCAGCGGCCACCCGCTTCTGGCCACGCTCCAGCCGGGGGTGTTATATCCCCCGAACCTCCTCTTTCTGCTTCTGCCGTTTGACATCGCCTTCAACTGGATAATAGTCCTCCATTATTTTCTGGCAGCCCTCTTCACCTTCCTCCTCCTGCGTGAGTTAAAAGCAAGTCCGGCCGGCTCGCTCATCGGGGCCGTTACCTTCATGCTGGGCGGCTACCTGCTATCGGTCCACAGCCTGCTGAACACGCTGCTTTCGGTCGTGTGGACGCCCCTTCTTATCCTAACCTTCCTCCGGGCGTTACGGAGAGGGTCGGGGTGGTACGCTGTACTCTCCGGCGTAATACTGGCCGTTATGTTCACGGGCGGCGGTATAGAGGTGGTTTACGCTACGACGGGGCTGCTTCTCTTTCTCGTGTTCATGCCCCATGCCATGGACGGGGGCGTGTCGCAGGAGAAGGGGGAGGGGGGGGGAACCCGTCTGCCTAAAAGGCTCGGGCTCCTCGCGGCGGCAATAGCCATATTCCTTCTCCTCTCCGCCGTACAACTCCTCCCTTTCCTCGAACTCACCCGATACTCTACAAGGGCGGGGGGGCTGAGCTATTCCGACGCGACCATCTGGTCCATGAAGTTCCAGGATCTCTTGCAGTTCTTCATTACGGACCCCCACGGCTATGTTATGTCGGACGAGAAGTACTGGTCGAACCAAAGCTGGCTGAAGACCATATACACGGGCGCCATACCGTTTATCATGTCGCTTTTTTTCCTTCGCGAAAGAAAGAGAGGGGCCCTACCGTTTGTCTTAATCGCCCTTCTCTCCCTCGTGCTCGCCATGGGGGAGAATACGCCCCTTTACCGCCACCTCTTCGACTGGTTCCCGTTCTTCGATAAGATCCGCTACCCCGTCAAGTTTCTTTTCCTCGCGATCCTCTTACTTTCGGTATCGGCCGGGCTGGGCTACGACAGTCTCAGGAGGGGCATGGAAGAGGGGAGAGCGGGCTGGAAGCGGGCCGCCCTGCTGCTCCTCGCTCTCTCAACCCTCGCGGCACTTGCCTTCGGCGGGCTCAACTTCTTCAACGCCGAAGTAAAAGAACTTCTCATAAGCCGGGGCTACGATTACCCGGAATATAACCACGTAGAGATAAACCTGTTCAATACGAAGAGGCTGCTCTTCTTTTTCATCGTCACCACGGTCGTAATCTACGCCTCTTCAAGGTCCCGGCCATTCAGGAAAGCCCTCCCGATACTGCTTCTTGCGATCCTCACGGCCGACCTCTTCTTCGCGCACAGGGGCTACTACTACAGCGTAACGGCGGAAGAGTACCACAGGGAGGGTGAGGTAATGAAGTCCCTCCCCGAGGACCCCTCTCTCTTCCGGGTCTTCGTCACGCCGAAGACGATGGAGGAAGAGGAAGGGACCGCGGTCAGGTTCCTGGACACATGGAAGGAGAGGCTCGAAGGTTTCAACATTGAACACCATATTTTCAATATCGACGGCGCGACGGCAATGAAGAGGGGAGA
This sequence is a window from Thermodesulfobacteriota bacterium. Protein-coding genes within it:
- a CDS encoding YfhO family protein, with product MYFHPVLNGTYLLTERDLSVFFIPLRLLWVEAVFSGEFPLWNPYSFSGHPLLATLQPGVLYPPNLLFLLLPFDIAFNWIIVLHYFLAALFTFLLLRELKASPAGSLIGAVTFMLGGYLLSVHSLLNTLLSVVWTPLLILTFLRALRRGSGWYAVLSGVILAVMFTGGGIEVVYATTGLLLFLVFMPHAMDGGVSQEKGEGGGTRLPKRLGLLAAAIAIFLLLSAVQLLPFLELTRYSTRAGGLSYSDATIWSMKFQDLLQFFITDPHGYVMSDEKYWSNQSWLKTIYTGAIPFIMSLFFLRERKRGALPFVLIALLSLVLAMGENTPLYRHLFDWFPFFDKIRYPVKFLFLAILLLSVSAGLGYDSLRRGMEEGRAGWKRAALLLLALSTLAALAFGGLNFFNAEVKELLISRGYDYPEYNHVEINLFNTKRLLFFFIVTTVVIYASSRSRPFRKALPILLLAILTADLFFAHRGYYYSVTAEEYHREGEVMKSLPEDPSLFRVFVTPKTMEEEEGTAVRFLDTWKERLEGFNIEHHIFNIDGATAMKRGDHTFIKNLIEIQPAVDSTNLLAMLNVKYVVSIPPIESDEFRLLEVVGAAADGTAEMKAFEDKEAYKVYENLNYLPRFFLVRKVRIMEDGEGYTDVMKGKGFLPGEEVLLHKDPWVAAGIEPPGEGEGGEKGEGDAEERVVVKDYRMNGIELDVELKRPAILVASESWYPGWKVYVDGVEREVLRANLVLRAVALEKGAHEVVFRYEPLSFRLGLYITLATILSLTALGFFYLFRRRGGTHG